The following are encoded together in the Malaya genurostris strain Urasoe2022 chromosome 3, Malgen_1.1, whole genome shotgun sequence genome:
- the LOC131438881 gene encoding probable chitinase 10: MTSVVRPGELAVHGLLLLIFGTVSVSEVSAHAVGITGQIWETGRGYETENGCHISADNFSKANYGRVPLGMCSHVILIDWVGLSKDGKLLPVKKSSRALSLFRELKQRFRQAGDPASFVVSIGRINQTSMHLPRAARETNGRCAVIDNVLSFVMKHGFDGVDIELMYPEQFGGSEASKENLELWLKQLWMRLDEIGRSLSLTVRVDPRVISASYDADQIRGMYRSWDWNWDWNWDWKWDWKWDWNWDHKSDWKGDLKLDNIGKWVWKLIFKG; this comes from the exons ATGACCTCAGTGGTTCGCCCGGGAGAACTTGCAGTCCACGGATTGCTCTTGCTAATTTTCGGCACGGTTAGTGTAAGTGAAGTATCGGCCCACGCGGTAGGTATCACTGGGCAGATTTGGGAAACCGGACGCGGGTATGAAACAGAAAATGGGTGTCACATTTCCGCCGACAATTTTTCAAAAGCTAACTACGGCCGTGTACCGCTTGGAATGTGCAGTCACGTTATCCTGATCGATTGGGTTGGCTTGAGCAAAGACGGAAAATTGCTGCCTGTGAAGAAATCTAGTCGAG CATTATCACTGTTCAGGGAACTGAAGCAACGATTCCGGCAAGCCGGTGATCCGGCGAGTTTCGTGGTGTCGATCGGAAGAATCAACCAGACCTCGATGCACTTACCGCGAGCTGCTCGCGAAACCAACGGTCGATGCGCTGTAATCGATAACGTGCTATCGTTTGTGATGAAGCACGGTTTCGACGGAGTGGACATCGAGCTGATGTATCCAGAACAGTTTGGAGGTTCCGAAGCGAGCAAGGAAAACTTGGAGCTGTGGTTGAAACAGCTTTGGATGCGATTAGATGAAATCGGCAGGAGCCTATCGCTTACGGTGCGTGTTGATCCCCGTGTCATTTCCGCTAGCTACGATGCTGACCAAATTCGTGGAATGTACAGAAGCTGGGACTGGAATTGGGACTGGAACTGGGACTGGAAGTGGGACTGGAAGTGGGATTGGAACTGGGACCACAAGTCAGACTGGAAAGGGGATTTGAAATTGGACAACATCGGGAAATGGGTCTGGAAGTTAATCTTCaagggttga